The Pedobacter ginsengisoli region TGTTTTAAAAGCGTTCTCAAGTGAAGTGATTTCAGCAGCAAAGTTAGGACTGATCAGTGTTTTCCCAGAAGCCGAAACTTCTTCCAAACTAATTGGCTGAGGGATATCTGATTGCATCTGCCCTGCGGCTGGAACATTGGCTGTTTGCTCTTTTGGCTTAACTAAACCTTTAATATCCCGTGTAAACAAAAAAGCTCCAAGCAATAATATTGCTCCAATTACGATGATTTGTTTTGAACGGATATTGTTTAGCATAAGTTGATTAAGCTTCTACGCTTACTTTTTTTGAATTGTTTTTTACTTTGTCAACAAACACTTTTGCAGGTTTGAAACTTGGCACAAAGTGCTCAGGGATAATAATTGCAGTGTTTTTAGAAATATTTCTCGCAGTTTTTTGCGCTCTCTTTTTTACAACAAAACTACCAAAACCTCTAACATATACATTCTCTCCTCCGATCATGCTGTTCTTGATCACTTTGAAAAATGCCTCAACGGTTTCTTGTACATCTACCTTTTCAATTCCTGTTTTTGTTGATATTTCTGAAATAATATCTGCCTTAGTCATATTCTATTATTTATTTATAGTGTATTATATACTTTATAAGTGATTTGGGGTTGCAAAAGTATTGCTTTTTAATGAGATAGGAAAATAAAAGATGATTTATTTGTTTCGGTTTGTATCAGAGAATTGCAAGTTTTGCCGAAAACAAATTAAGAACGCCGTATTTTTGTGCCTATGGCTTTTCAAACAGAAATAGTAAAATGGTATTTAAACAATAAAAGAGACCTGCCCTGGCGAGGTACAAATGATGCTTATGTGATATGGCTTTCAGAAATTATATTGCAACAAACCAGAGTAGAGCAAGGATTGCCGTATTTTAACAGATTTTTAGAGAGCTACCCTACAATTACTGCTTTTGCAGCAGCTACTGAAACTCAAATACTTAAACTATGGCAGGGATTAGGTTATTATTCGCGTGGCAGAAACATGCTATATACAGCCAAACAGATCCAGGAGCTGTACGATGGAAAATTTCCTACTAGCTATAGCGAACTGATTAAATTAAAAGGTATTGGAGATTATACCGCCGCTGCCATTTCATCATTCTCATCTAATGAAATGAAGCCAGTGCTTGATGGTAATGTATTTCGAGTTCTGGCAAGATATTTTGGGATTGAAACACCTATAAACAGTACTTCAGGGAAAAAACAATTTATAGAGCTTGCCCAAAGTTTAATTCTAGGGCAGGAGCCGTCCGTATACAATCAGGCTATAATGGAATTTGGGGCACTTCAATGTAAGCCTAAATCTCCTTCCTGTGCAACCTGCCCAATTCAATCCGATTGTTTTGCCCGCAAAAATGATCTGGTAAATGTCCTTCCTGTTAAGGAGAAAAAGCTTAAAAAACGCACCCGTTATTTCAACTATTTGGTGTGTGTTAACGGAGATGAGATTTTGGTAAATAAGCGAAACCCAGGAGATATATGGCAGGAATTATATGATTTTCCTCTAATAGAAACTGATGACAACTATCTGGAAGCGCAAGAGCAATTTCTGACTATGCTAAAGAATAATTTTGGAAATACATGCACAGTTACTCCTTTAGAGCAAAAAAAACATTTATTAACCCACCAAACTATATATGTTCAATTTTTTGCTTTAGATAATTATATCATTAACTTTAATCAGAATGCAGAAATAAAATGGGTTTCGCTAAGCGAGTTGGACGAATTGCCACAGCCTAAAGTGATAACAAATTTTATAAGCTCTTATTCAGTAAATTAGAAAAATCAGAATTCATGTCAGGTATTAACAAAGTTATTTTAGTAGGGCATTTAGGAAAAGATCCTGAAGTCAGACATTTAGATGGTGGTGTAACAGTAGCAAGTTTCCCATTGGCAACATCAGAGACGTATAACAAAGATGGCAAAAGAATAGAGCAAACAGAGTGGCATAACATCGTTTTGTGGAGAGGTTTAGCAGAGGTAGCCTCAAAGTATTTGCAAAAGGGCAAGCTGGTGTATATTGAAGGTAAACTTCGGACCCGCTCTTTTGAAGATAAGGAGCGCGTAAAAAAGTATGTTACTGAAGTAGTTGCTGAGAACTTTACAATTCTGGGCCGAAAGAGCGATTTTGAACAGACCCCTTCTACTGGCGAGAATAGTACGCCAAAAAGCGAATCAGATTATATAGATCCAAACGATACTTCGGGCGATTTGCCATTTTAAACCAATATACCCATCACATATTTAACCATTCTTAGAAATAAGCAATAGGGTTTAAAAAAAATATCCTC contains the following coding sequences:
- a CDS encoding HU family DNA-binding protein, translating into MTKADIISEISTKTGIEKVDVQETVEAFFKVIKNSMIGGENVYVRGFGSFVVKKRAQKTARNISKNTAIIIPEHFVPSFKPAKVFVDKVKNNSKKVSVEA
- the mutY gene encoding A/G-specific adenine glycosylase, yielding MAFQTEIVKWYLNNKRDLPWRGTNDAYVIWLSEIILQQTRVEQGLPYFNRFLESYPTITAFAAATETQILKLWQGLGYYSRGRNMLYTAKQIQELYDGKFPTSYSELIKLKGIGDYTAAAISSFSSNEMKPVLDGNVFRVLARYFGIETPINSTSGKKQFIELAQSLILGQEPSVYNQAIMEFGALQCKPKSPSCATCPIQSDCFARKNDLVNVLPVKEKKLKKRTRYFNYLVCVNGDEILVNKRNPGDIWQELYDFPLIETDDNYLEAQEQFLTMLKNNFGNTCTVTPLEQKKHLLTHQTIYVQFFALDNYIINFNQNAEIKWVSLSELDELPQPKVITNFISSYSVN
- a CDS encoding single-stranded DNA-binding protein; the encoded protein is MSGINKVILVGHLGKDPEVRHLDGGVTVASFPLATSETYNKDGKRIEQTEWHNIVLWRGLAEVASKYLQKGKLVYIEGKLRTRSFEDKERVKKYVTEVVAENFTILGRKSDFEQTPSTGENSTPKSESDYIDPNDTSGDLPF